From one Doryrhamphus excisus isolate RoL2022-K1 chromosome 9, RoL_Dexc_1.0, whole genome shotgun sequence genomic stretch:
- the LOC131135922 gene encoding trace amine-associated receptor 13c-like, producing MMEKEDQSELCFPQLINISCRKPTSHWSEGLLFTVLLSIICIFTVVLNLLVIISISHFRQLHTPTNLLLLSLAVSDFLVGLLVWPGDIYMRTSCWTLGDALCFLYNFMSFVIMFVSVGNMVLISADRYVAICDPLHYNTKVTVKRVQLCVCLCWFFSFVYCSIILKDQLVHPGKYISCYGECVFVIDYYAGVVDIVVNFILPLSIIITLYMRVFVVAVSQARAMRSHVTSVTIQYSVKAKKSELKAARTLGVLVLVFLVCFCPYYIVTLTGDKIIISTFAQYVLYLYSLNYCVNPLIYALFYPWFRRAVRHIVTLHILQPGSCEANIISS from the exons ATGATGGAGAAGGAGGACCAATCAGAGCTCTGCTTTCCACAACTCATCAACATCTCCTGCAGGAAGCCCACGTCTCATTGGTCTGAAGGTCTTCTTTTCACTGTTCTGCTGTCCATCATCTGTATCTTCACTGTGGTTCTCAACCTGCTGGTCATCATTTCAATCTCCCACTTcag GCAGCTCCACACTCCCaccaacctcctcctcctctctctcgctgtctctgactttctggTGGGCCTCCTGGTGTGGCCCGGTGACATCTACATGAGAACTTCCTGCTGGACTCTCGGCGATGCGCTGTGCTTCTTGTATAATTTCATGTCTTTTGTAATCATGTTTGTCTCAGTAGGAAACATGGTGCTGATATCAGCTGACCGTTATGTGGCTATTTGTGATCctctgcattataacaccaaaGTCACTGTGAAAAGGGTTCAgctttgtgtttgtctctgttggTTCTTCTCTTTCGTCTACTGTAGCATCATTTTGAAGGACCAGCTGGTCCATCCTGGGAAGTACATTTCCTGCTACGGAGAGTGTGTCTTTGTTATTGACTATTATGCGGGTGTGGTGGACATTGTTGTGAACTTCATCCTTCctctcagcatcatcatcacgcTGTACATGAGAGTGTTTGTGGTTGCTGTGTCTCAGGCCCGAGCCATGCGTTCTCATGTTACATCAGTCACGATACAATATTCAGTTAAAGCAAAGAAATCAGAGCTGAAGGCCGCCAGGACTCTTGGTGTCCTGGTCCTTGTCTTTCTGGTGTGCTTCTGTCCGTATTACATTGTTACTCTCACAGGTGataaaataatcatttcaaCGTTTGCTCAATATgttctttatttgtatagtttGAACTACTGTGTAAACCCGTTGATCTATGCCTTGTTCTATCCCTGGTTTAGAAGAGCCGTTCGACACATCGTCACCCTGCACATACTGCAGCCTGGCTCCTGTGAGGCCAACATTATTTCCAGTTAA
- the LOC131135736 gene encoding trace amine-associated receptor 13c-like isoform X5, which yields MDPEDQSEFCFPQLINISCRKPTSQLSENVLVCVLMCIICIFALILNLLVIISISHFRQLHTPTNILLLSLAVSDLLVGLVVIPFDVYLKTSCWTLGDVLCSLGFYLSFAVTSVSVGNVVLISADRYVAICDPLHYNTKVTVKRVQLCVCLCWFSSFLYCSIILKDQLTHPDGYISCYGECAFGGVYETGVGDLVVTFLLPLSIIVTLYTRVFVVAVSQARAMRSHVTSVKLQHPVSVRAKTSELKAARTLGVLVLVFIVCFCPYYIRSLAGDKNIISYVPEYAVCFYYFNSCLNPLIYVLFYPWFRRAVGLVVNLHILQPGTCGYNIL from the exons ATGGATCCGGAGGACCAATCAGAATTCTGCTTTCCGCAGCTGATCAACATTTCTTGCAGGAAGCCCACATCTCAGTTGTCTGAAAATGTTCTTGTCTGTGTTTTGATGTGTATCATCTGTATCTTCGCTCTGATTCTCAACCTGCTGGTCATCATCTCAATCTCCCACTTCag GCAGCTCCACACTCCCAccaacatcctcctcctctctctggCTGTCTCTGACCTTCTGGTGGGCCTCGTGGTGATACCGTTTGATGTCTACTTGAAAACATCCTGCTGGACTCTCGGTGATGTTCTTTGCTCGCTGGGGTTCTACTTGTCATTCGCAGTGACGTCGGTCTCCGTAGGAAACGTGGTGCTGATATCAGCTGACCGTTATGTGGCTATTTGTGATCctctgcattataacaccaaaGTCACTGTGAAAAGGGTTCAgctttgtgtttgtctctgttggTTCTCTTCGTTTCTCTACTGTAGCATCATCTTGAAGGATCAGCTGACTCATCCTGATGGCTACATTTCCTGCTACGGAGAGTGTGCCTTTGGTGGTGTCTATGAGACAGGAGTTGGTGACCTTGTTGTgaccttcctccttcctctcaGCATCATCGTTACTCTGTACACGAGAGTGTTTGTGGTTGCTGTGTCTCAGGCCCGAGCCATGCGTTCTCATGTTACATCAGTCAAACTACAACATCCAGTCTCTGTCAGAGCAAAAACATCAGAGTTGAAGGCAGCCAGGACTCTTggtgtcctggtcctggtcttTATCGTGTGTTTCTGTCCGTATTACATCAGAAGTCTGGCAGGTGACAAAAACATCATTTCTTATGTTCCTGAAtatgctgtttgtttttattattttaactccTGTTTAAACCCGCTGATCTATGTCTTGTTCTATCCCTGGTTTAGAAGAGCTGTTGGACTTGTTGTTAATCTGCACATACTGCAGCCTGGCACTTGTGGGTACAACATACTGTAA
- the LOC131135736 gene encoding trace amine-associated receptor 13c-like isoform X7 has translation MRPQDAEMTTKCRQLHTPTNILLLSLAVSDLLVGLVVIPFDVYLKTSCWTLGDVLCSLGFYLSFAVTSVSVGNVVLISADRYVAICDPLHYNTKVTVKRVQLCVCLCWFSSFLYCSIILKDQLTHPDGYISCYGECAFGGVYETGVGDLVVTFLLPLSIIVTLYTRVFVVAVSQARAMRSHVTSVKLQHPVSVRAKTSELKAARTLGVLVLVFIVCFCPYYIRSLAGDKNIISYVPEYAVCFYYFNSCLNPLIYVLFYPWFRRAVGLVVNLHILQPGTCGYNIL, from the coding sequence GCAGCTCCACACTCCCAccaacatcctcctcctctctctggCTGTCTCTGACCTTCTGGTGGGCCTCGTGGTGATACCGTTTGATGTCTACTTGAAAACATCCTGCTGGACTCTCGGTGATGTTCTTTGCTCGCTGGGGTTCTACTTGTCATTCGCAGTGACGTCGGTCTCCGTAGGAAACGTGGTGCTGATATCAGCTGACCGTTATGTGGCTATTTGTGATCctctgcattataacaccaaaGTCACTGTGAAAAGGGTTCAgctttgtgtttgtctctgttggTTCTCTTCGTTTCTCTACTGTAGCATCATCTTGAAGGATCAGCTGACTCATCCTGATGGCTACATTTCCTGCTACGGAGAGTGTGCCTTTGGTGGTGTCTATGAGACAGGAGTTGGTGACCTTGTTGTgaccttcctccttcctctcaGCATCATCGTTACTCTGTACACGAGAGTGTTTGTGGTTGCTGTGTCTCAGGCCCGAGCCATGCGTTCTCATGTTACATCAGTCAAACTACAACATCCAGTCTCTGTCAGAGCAAAAACATCAGAGTTGAAGGCAGCCAGGACTCTTggtgtcctggtcctggtcttTATCGTGTGTTTCTGTCCGTATTACATCAGAAGTCTGGCAGGTGACAAAAACATCATTTCTTATGTTCCTGAAtatgctgtttgtttttattattttaactccTGTTTAAACCCGCTGATCTATGTCTTGTTCTATCCCTGGTTTAGAAGAGCTGTTGGACTTGTTGTTAATCTGCACATACTGCAGCCTGGCACTTGTGGGTACAACATACTGTAA